GGCTCGCGACCATGGTCTATGCCCCCGGCGAGATGGGTGAGCTCGGCATCGCGCCCCGCCACACGCCGCTGATCACCAGGCTCAAACCGGGCGATGTTCGCGTCGAGCACGACGGCGGCCAGATGGAGCACTTTTACGTCTCCGGTGGTATGCTCGAAGTCCAGCCCGACGTGATCACGGTGCTTGCCGACACGGCCCTGCGCGCCCATGACCTCGACGAGGCCGCGGCCCTGGAGGCCAAGCGGCGGGCCGAGGATGCGTTGGCCGGCCAGTCCGCCGAGCTCGAGTACGCCAAGGCCCAGGCGGAACTCGCCGAGGCCGTCGCCCAGCTGCGGGCGATCGAGAAGCTGCGCAAGATGAAGGGCAAGTGATCCGCCTGTTGCGTTAGGCGTATGCAATCAGAGGCCCCGCCGCGTGCGGGGCTTCGTGTTTCTGTGCCCTCGCGACGATGACGGGTAGGGTCCGGCGGACCTTTCGTGCTTCTCGGCAGCGCCGGGCGGGGGATGTCCGAAAGGCTTCCAAGAGGAACGATACGATGAGACTTGGTGTGGCGGTGCTGGCGGCGGGGCAGGGGACGCGGATGTGTTCGGCCCGGCCGAAGGTCCTCCATTCCCTGGCCGGTCGGCCGCTGCTCGGTCACTGTCTCGACGCCGCGCAGGTGATCGGTGCCGCGCGGATCTGCGTCGTCCACGGCCACGGTGGCGAGCAGGTCCGCGCCGCGCTCGCCGGCTACGACTGCGCCTGGGCCGAGCAGGCCGAGCAGCTCGGCACCGGCCACGCGGTCATGCAAGCCTTGCCGGCGCTCACCGACTGCGATCGCATCCTGGTGCTCTACGGGGATGTGCCGTTGATCGACCCGCGGACCTTGGGACGGCTGGTCTCAGCCGCCGCCGATACCGAGCTAGGGCTCCTGACGAACCGTCTCGACGACCCGAGCGGCTACGGCCGCATCGTGCGAGACGCTGACGGGCGCGTGCAGCGGATCGTCGAGCAAAGGGATGCCGATGAGTCCGAGCGGGCTATCGACGAGGTCAACACCGGTATCCTGATCGCCGAGCGAGCCCTGCTGGTCGACTGGCTGGGGCGGATCGATACGGCCAACGCCCAGGGCGAGTATTATCTGACCGACGTCATCGGTCTCGCCGCCGCCGATGGCGTGACGGTGGCGACCGCGAGTCCCTCGCGCTCGGAAGAGGTCGCCGGCGTCAACGACCGTGTCCAGCTCGCGGTGCTGGAGCGCATCTACCAGCGCCGCCTCGCCGAGGACCTGATGCGCGGTGGCGTCACGCTGGCCGATCCGGCGCGTCTCGACGTCCGCGGCCGGCTCCAGGCCGGACAGGACGTCTTCATCGACGTGAATGTCGTCATCGAGGGCGACGTCGAACTGGCCGAGGGGGTGACGATCGGCCCCAACTGCCTGCTGCGCGACTGCGCGATCGGCGCCGGCACCGAGGTGTTGGCCAATTGCGTGATCGAGGGCGCGCGGGTCGGCGCCGGGGCGCGGGTGGGGCCATTCGCGCGGTTGCGGCCGGGCGCCGAACTCGCGGATGCGACGCACGTCGGCAATTTCGTCGAGATCAAGAAGGCGACCCTCGGCGTCGGCAGCAAGGTCAACCACCTGACCTACATCGGCGATGCCGAGGTCGGTCGTGACGTCAATGTCGGTGCCGGGACCATCACCTGCAACTACGACGGCGCCAACAAGCACCTGACGCGGATCGGCGACGGGGTCTTCATCGGTTCGAACACGGCCCTGGTCGCGCCGGTCGAGGTCGGTGCGGGGGCGACGATCGGCGCCGGCTCGGTCATCACGATGAACGCCCCGCCCGAGCAGCTGACACTCGCCCGGGCATCCCAGAAGACGATGGCGTATTGGGTGCGCCCGCGCAAACAGCCGAAGGACTGAGGAACGGTTGAGAAACGACCGACACGAGCGCGCGGACGACACGAAACTACGAAATTCACGAAAGTCGCGAAATACAGCAGAGGCCCCTGCGTAGATTCGGCCTGTTCGCGTGTTTCGCTGGTTTCGTAGTTCCAAGAAGATGTGCCGGTTGTTCTTGAATCGCCCGTGAGAAGGAGAAGTCCCCATGTGCGGAATCGTCGGCGCCATCGCGCAACGCCCGGTCGCGGCCATCCTGCTGGAGGGCCTGCGCCGCCTGGAATACCGCGGCTACGATTCAGCCGGCATCGCCGTGCTCGACGTGGATCGACACATCGAGCGGGTACGCACCCTCGGCAAGGTCGCCCGCCTGCGCGAGGAGGTCGAAGCCCAGCCGGTGCCCGGTACGCTCGGCGTGGCCCATACGCGCTGGGCGACCCATGGCGAGCCCGCGACCCGTAACGCCCACCCCCACGTTTGCCGCGACCGCTGCGTCCTCGTGCACAACGGCATCATCGAGAACTATGAGACCCTGCGCCGCGAGCAGGCCGCGGCCGGCCACCGTTTCACGAGCGAGACGGACACCGAGGTCGTCGTCCATGCCGTCTACGACGAGCTCGCCGCCGGCCACGGGTTGACCGAGGCGGTGCGCCGCGCGAGTCGGCGCCTGGAGGGGGCGTACGCCCTTGGCGTCATCGATGCCTCGGACCCGGATCGACTGGTGGCGGCTCGTCAGGGCAGCCCGCTGGTCATCGGGGTCGGCTTCGGCGAGCACTTCATCGCCTCGGACGTCTTCGCGCTGCTGCCGGTCACCCACCGCTTCATCTTCCTTGAAGAGGGCGATATCGCCGAGCTGACCCGCGACCAGGTCCGTATCTGGGACGCCGACGGCCATCCGGTCATGCGTCCGGTCAAGGAGTCGACGGTGTCGGCCGACGCGGCCGAGCGGGGCGAATACCGCCACTACATGCTCAAGGAGATCTACGAGCAGCCGCGCGCGATCACCGACACGCTGGAGGGCCGCCTGAGCGGTACCCGGGCGCTGCCCGAGGCCTTCGGCAACCAGGCCGAGGCGATCTTCGTCGGCGTGCGTGCCGTGACCATCGTTGCCTGCGGCACCAGTTATCACGCCGGTCTCGTCGCCCGCTACTGGATGGAGGCCTTGGCCGGTCTGCCCTGTCAGGTCGAGGTCGCGAGCGAGTACCGTTATCGCCGCCACGTGGTGCCTGAGGGTTCGCTGTTCGTCACCATCTCCCAGTCGGGCGAGACGGCCGACACGCTGGCCGCGCTGCGCCAGGCCAAGGCCGCGGGCTATGCGACGACGTTGGCCATCTGCAACGTGCCCGAGAGCTCGCTCGTGCGCGAATCCGATCTGGTCCTGCTGACCCGAGCCGGTCCGGAGATCGGCGTCGCCTCGACCAAGGCCTTCACGACCCAGCTCACCGCACTCTTGCTGCTCACCGTCGTCCTCGGTCGCTACCACGCCCTCGACGAGGCCGGCGAGGCCCGCGTCGTCACACTGCTGCGCTCGCTGCCGGTCAAGCTCGAGCAGGTGCTGGCCCTCGACGAGACCATCGCGCGGCTCGCCGAGCAGTTCGTCGAACGCCACCACACCCTCTTCCTCGGGCGCGGCGAGCAGTACCCGATCGCGATGGAGGGGGCGCTGAAGCTCAAGGAGATCTCCTATATCCACGCCGAGGCCTATCCGGCGGGGGAGCTCAAGCACGGTCCGTTGGCGCTGATCGACGAAGACATGCCGGTGGTTGCGGTGGCGCCGAACAACGCCCTGCTCGAGAAGCTCAAGTCCAATCTCGAGGAGGTCCGTGCTCGCGGTGGCCAGCTGTTCGTGTTCGCCGACCAGCAGGTGGCGATGGAGGAGGACGATGGTGTGACCATCTTGCGCCTCCCGCAGACCGATGACCTGATCGATCCGTTGATCTTCACGGTCCCGTTGCAGCTCCTGGCTTATCACGTCGCGGTCCTCAAGGGCACCGACGTCGATCAGCCGCGCAATTTGGCCAAGTCCGTCACCGTCGAATAGGCGGCGCCAGATCGATGGGAGACCTTGAAAAATTGCCATCCGGGCAATTTTTCAAGACGCGAAGCGAAAATGCGATTTCCGCTTTGCCTCATTTTCAGCCGCTTAGGCGGCTAAAAATGGCGGGGCATCCTTGCCCCGCGCGGGCACCTTGAATTTCTTAACGTGCCCGATAGTTTCGCTCTCGACCTGCTTTAGGTGACAATGCCACCGGTGGTCGGGCCGATCCCTTGCCCCCCCCCCGGCCATCGCCCCTGGACGCGACCCGCGAGACGCCCCGATGTTGTTGATGATCGATAATTACGACTCCTTCACCTACAACCTGGTCCAGTATCTGGGGGAGCTCGGCGCCGACGTGCGGGTCTACCGCAACGACCAGCTCTCGCTGGCGGAGGCCGTCGCGCTCGACCCGGAGCGGATCATGGTCTCGCCCGGGCCCTGCACGCCGACGGAGGCCGGTATCTCGGTGGCATTGATCCAGGCCTGCGCCGGCGCGACCCGGCGGATCCCGTTGCTCGGCGTCTGCCTCGGGCACCAGTCGATCGGCCAGGCCTTCGGCGGTCAGATCGTCAAGGCGCGCGAGGTCATGCATGGCAAGACCTCGCCGATCTTCCACGCCGACGCGGGCGTCTTCACCGGCCTCGCCAATCCGTTCTCGGCGACGCGTTACCACTCCCTGGTCATCGATCCGGCGACGCTACCGGCCTGTCTCGAGGTCACCGCCTGGACCCAGCACGAGGACGGATCGGTCGATGAAATCATGGGGGTGCGCCACCGAGAGCTGCCGATCCAGGGGGTTCAGTTCCATCCAGAATCCATCCTCACGCAGCACGGCCACGATCTGCTGCGCAACTTCCTCGAAGATCGCTAGCCACTGGCCGGCTCGGCTCGGACAAACGGGTATCGCTATGGACATCAAGCAGGCCATCGCTCGCTGCCTCGAGAGGCGCGACCTGACCGGCGAGGAGATGACGAGCGTGATGCAGGCGATCATGACCGGCGGGGCCACGCCGGCGCAGATCGCCGGCTTCCTCATCGCGCTGCGCATGAAGGGCGAGACGGTGCCCGAGATCGCCGCCGCCGCCGAGGTCATGCGCAGCCTGGCCACCGGTGTGGATCTTGCCGGGCTGGATCATACCGTCGACATCGTCGGCACCGGCGGTGATGCGGCCGGGCTCTTCAACGTCTCGACGGCGAGCATGTTCGTCGCCGCGGCGGCCGGCTGCCGTGTGGCCAAGCACGGCAATCGCTCGGTGTCGAGTCGTTCGGGCAGCGCCGACGTGTTGGAGGCGCTCGGGGTCCGGCTCGATCTCGGTCCGGCTCAGGTTGCACGTTGCGTGCACGAGGTCGGGGTCGGCTTCATGTTCGCACCGGCCCATCACGGGGCGATGAAAAACGCGATCGGGCCGCGCCGCGAGCTCGGTGTGCGCACCATCTTCAATGTCCTCGGGCCCCTGACCAACCCCGCCCGCGTGTCGAATCAGCTCCTCGGGGTCTTCAGCGCGGACCTCGTCGAGCCGCTGGCGCTGGTGCTGCAACGGCTCGGCTCGCACCACGTGCTGGTCGTCCATGGGCGCGACGGGCTCGACGAGATCAGCATCGCCGAGGCGACTGATGTCGCCGAGCTGAAGGACGGGCAGGTCGTGCGCCTTGTGGTCCGCCCCGAGGATTTCGGCCTGCCTCGTGCGCCGTTGGATACACTCCGAGTGAACGGTCCAGAGGAGAGCCGCGAGATCTTGCTCGGCGTCCTCGAGGGTCGGCCTGGCCCGGCGCTTGACATGGTCACGCTCAATGCCGGCGCCGCGATCTACGCCGCCGGTCGTGCCGAGACCCTGGCAGCGGGCGTCGCCCGAGCCGCGGAGGTCGCTGCCAGCGGCGCGGCACGTGAGCGACTCGCGCGCCTGGCCGCTTTCACTCAGGCCTGCGACTGATCGCGCCTGATGGCACGGGTGCGATGAAAAGCGACGTGGATGCCCAGCATCTGGCCCGCTTCGATGGGCATCGCTACGTTCTGACCATCCTAAGGAAACGCTGATTTGATCGCGTTTCCCGTTTGGGGCAGGAAGCCCCGTCTGATCGTTGGCCAGGACGGCCAATAGATCAGCGTCTCCCTAAGTGACGATTCAAGAAGAACCGGTGCATCTTCTCGGAACTACGAAGGACGCGAGACACGCGAAAAGCCTGAATAGAGACGGGAGCATTTGCCTTTTTTCGCGATTTTCGTGTATTTCGTAGTTTCTTGTCGTCCTTGCTCTTGTGTCGGTTGTTACTGAACGCTTCCTAACAGTCTTGAATCCTGACCGTCGCCATGTCATCTGCGCCCGATATCCTTAAGAAAATTGTCGCCCGTAAGCGCGAAGAGGTCGCCGAGCGTGCCGCGCGTCGGTCGTTGGCAGAGCTGGCGAGTGCGGCGGCCGGCGCCGCGCGGCCGCGCGGCTTTGCTGACGCCCTCGCGGCTAAGATCGCCGAAAGCCAACCGGGGGTGATCGCCGAGATCAAGCGGGCCAGCCCGAGCAAGGGCTTGTTGCGCGAGGACTTTCGCCCGGCGGCGATCGCCGGGAGCTATGCACGGGATGGGGCAGCTTGTCTGTCGGTGCTGACCGACCGCGACTTCTTCCAGGGTAGCGAGGCGGCCCTCGAGGAGGCCCGCGGCGCCTGTGCGTTGCCGGTGATCCGCAAGGACTTCATCGTCGACCCCTATCAGGTCTACGAGGCGCGCGCGATCGGTGCGGACTGCATTCTGCTGATCGCGGCCTGCCTCGACGATGCCGAGCTTCGCGACCTCAACGCCTTGGCCGCCGAACTCGGGCTCGACGTCCTGGTCGAGGTCCATGACGGGGCCGAGCTCGAGCGGGCGCTACAGGTGCCCGGCCGGCTCATCGGCGTCAACAATCGCGATCTGCGCACCTTCTCGGTGGCCTTGGAGACGACGCTCGAGCTGTTGCCGCGGATTCCGTCCGAACGCCTGCTGGTCACAGAGAGCGGCATCCACAGCCGCGCCGACGTGGAGCGGATGCGGGCCGCCGGCGTCAATGCCTTCCTCGTCGGCGAGGCCTTCATGCGGGCGCCCGATCCGGGCGAGGCGCTGCGGGCGCTTTTCTTCGCGCATTGACGGCCGCGGTGTAGGTTCGCTCCGCCGACCTCACGCGATGGGCATCGGCACGAGCGGAGGTCCGCGCAGCGGACCCTACGGACATGGACCCGCAGGTCTTCGCCTCGCTGTCCTAGCGTGTCCCGCGAACCACGATCGTTTTGCCCTTGACGTCGATCAATTTCTGCTCTTCGAGCGTCTTCAGTACCCGCCCCGCCATCTCCCGGGAGCAGCCGACGATGCGCCCGAGCTCCTGACGGGTCACACGGATCTGCATCCCGTCCGGGTGGGTCATGGCGTCAGGCTGCTGGCAGAGGTCGAGCAGGGCACCGGCGATGCGGCCGGTGACATTGAGAAAGGCCAGGTGTCCAACCTTGCGGCTGGTTTTGTGAAGGCGGTTCGAGAGCTGGAGGCCGATGGCGAAGAGGATGTCCTTGGCGTGGCCCTTGAGATCCGTCTCGAGCAAGCGCTCGAAGCGCTGGTAGGTGATTTCGCCGACGAGACAGCGGGTTCGTGTGCGGATTAGGACGCTGCGGGTCGTCTGGGGCACGAAGAGCC
This portion of the Thioflavicoccus mobilis 8321 genome encodes:
- a CDS encoding F0F1 ATP synthase subunit epsilon, with the translated sequence MPMTIHVDIVSAEGAIHSGLATMVYAPGEMGELGIAPRHTPLITRLKPGDVRVEHDGGQMEHFYVSGGMLEVQPDVITVLADTALRAHDLDEAAALEAKRRAEDALAGQSAELEYAKAQAELAEAVAQLRAIEKLRKMKGK
- the glmU gene encoding bifunctional UDP-N-acetylglucosamine diphosphorylase/glucosamine-1-phosphate N-acetyltransferase GlmU, with translation MRLGVAVLAAGQGTRMCSARPKVLHSLAGRPLLGHCLDAAQVIGAARICVVHGHGGEQVRAALAGYDCAWAEQAEQLGTGHAVMQALPALTDCDRILVLYGDVPLIDPRTLGRLVSAAADTELGLLTNRLDDPSGYGRIVRDADGRVQRIVEQRDADESERAIDEVNTGILIAERALLVDWLGRIDTANAQGEYYLTDVIGLAAADGVTVATASPSRSEEVAGVNDRVQLAVLERIYQRRLAEDLMRGGVTLADPARLDVRGRLQAGQDVFIDVNVVIEGDVELAEGVTIGPNCLLRDCAIGAGTEVLANCVIEGARVGAGARVGPFARLRPGAELADATHVGNFVEIKKATLGVGSKVNHLTYIGDAEVGRDVNVGAGTITCNYDGANKHLTRIGDGVFIGSNTALVAPVEVGAGATIGAGSVITMNAPPEQLTLARASQKTMAYWVRPRKQPKD
- the glmS gene encoding glutamine--fructose-6-phosphate transaminase (isomerizing), with product MCGIVGAIAQRPVAAILLEGLRRLEYRGYDSAGIAVLDVDRHIERVRTLGKVARLREEVEAQPVPGTLGVAHTRWATHGEPATRNAHPHVCRDRCVLVHNGIIENYETLRREQAAAGHRFTSETDTEVVVHAVYDELAAGHGLTEAVRRASRRLEGAYALGVIDASDPDRLVAARQGSPLVIGVGFGEHFIASDVFALLPVTHRFIFLEEGDIAELTRDQVRIWDADGHPVMRPVKESTVSADAAERGEYRHYMLKEIYEQPRAITDTLEGRLSGTRALPEAFGNQAEAIFVGVRAVTIVACGTSYHAGLVARYWMEALAGLPCQVEVASEYRYRRHVVPEGSLFVTISQSGETADTLAALRQAKAAGYATTLAICNVPESSLVRESDLVLLTRAGPEIGVASTKAFTTQLTALLLLTVVLGRYHALDEAGEARVVTLLRSLPVKLEQVLALDETIARLAEQFVERHHTLFLGRGEQYPIAMEGALKLKEISYIHAEAYPAGELKHGPLALIDEDMPVVAVAPNNALLEKLKSNLEEVRARGGQLFVFADQQVAMEEDDGVTILRLPQTDDLIDPLIFTVPLQLLAYHVAVLKGTDVDQPRNLAKSVTVE
- a CDS encoding anthranilate synthase component II — translated: MLLMIDNYDSFTYNLVQYLGELGADVRVYRNDQLSLAEAVALDPERIMVSPGPCTPTEAGISVALIQACAGATRRIPLLGVCLGHQSIGQAFGGQIVKAREVMHGKTSPIFHADAGVFTGLANPFSATRYHSLVIDPATLPACLEVTAWTQHEDGSVDEIMGVRHRELPIQGVQFHPESILTQHGHDLLRNFLEDR
- the trpD gene encoding anthranilate phosphoribosyltransferase; this translates as MDIKQAIARCLERRDLTGEEMTSVMQAIMTGGATPAQIAGFLIALRMKGETVPEIAAAAEVMRSLATGVDLAGLDHTVDIVGTGGDAAGLFNVSTASMFVAAAAGCRVAKHGNRSVSSRSGSADVLEALGVRLDLGPAQVARCVHEVGVGFMFAPAHHGAMKNAIGPRRELGVRTIFNVLGPLTNPARVSNQLLGVFSADLVEPLALVLQRLGSHHVLVVHGRDGLDEISIAEATDVAELKDGQVVRLVVRPEDFGLPRAPLDTLRVNGPEESREILLGVLEGRPGPALDMVTLNAGAAIYAAGRAETLAAGVARAAEVAASGAARERLARLAAFTQACD
- the trpC gene encoding indole-3-glycerol phosphate synthase TrpC, producing MSSAPDILKKIVARKREEVAERAARRSLAELASAAAGAARPRGFADALAAKIAESQPGVIAEIKRASPSKGLLREDFRPAAIAGSYARDGAACLSVLTDRDFFQGSEAALEEARGACALPVIRKDFIVDPYQVYEARAIGADCILLIAACLDDAELRDLNALAAELGLDVLVEVHDGAELERALQVPGRLIGVNNRDLRTFSVALETTLELLPRIPSERLLVTESGIHSRADVERMRAAGVNAFLVGEAFMRAPDPGEALRALFFAH
- the crp gene encoding cAMP-activated global transcriptional regulator CRP, with translation MSLIKPPKPEPAWLKPFLGFCHTKTYEKNCDFIRQGEPAETFYYLIEGSVKVLIDDEDRRELVIAYINKGEFIGEMGLFVPQTTRSVLIRTRTRCLVGEITYQRFERLLETDLKGHAKDILFAIGLQLSNRLHKTSRKVGHLAFLNVTGRIAGALLDLCQQPDAMTHPDGMQIRVTRQELGRIVGCSREMAGRVLKTLEEQKLIDVKGKTIVVRGTR